In one window of Mercurialis annua linkage group LG4, ddMerAnnu1.2, whole genome shotgun sequence DNA:
- the LOC126678327 gene encoding uncharacterized protein LOC126678327 produces the protein MELLDRMEAHNEIQSTHLHSLEIQVARLASALQDTNQEGLLTKIEATPIQHAMSIELKGDDALVEYPPTKVHIEIEREKCENSELETLISRPSTTSASVNVKSGAEFGTTEQNTLITTKNNPREQLKAVELRSGKILKKSSGKRPRIKEDEPQVVVDVASSSQEPLKASEEALIEVEEPYVRPPPPPLFVPKVPFPGRLKKVPDTQKLHKFLEIQKAPNQSKSCGCFEGNASICKTFLKDIMNKMSWEKDGTISLTESSSSIIQNDLPSKIKYPGSFTIPCTIGNMNFINRLCDLGLSINLMPLFLFRSLFGDHLVKRTLMVLQLADHSLMKSYRLVEDVLVKVDKFIFPVNFVILDYVVDKECPTILGRPFMNTGRALIDVHAGKLALRLDKEKVKFDMKRVMRNAIEEEECMRMELVEK, from the exons ATGGAGTTGTTAGATAGAATGGAGGCACACAACGAAATTCAATCTACACATCTTCATAGCCTAGAGATACAAGTTGCTCGGTTAGCTAGTGCTTTGCAAGACACAAACCAAGAAGGATTATTAACCAAAATCGAAGCTACTCCAATACAACATGCCATGTCCATAGAGTTGAAAGGTGATGATGCTTTAGTAGAATATCCTCCCACAAAGGTTCACATTGAGATTGAAAGAGAAAAGTGTGAGAATAGTGAACTTGAAACTTTGATTTCCCGCCCATCTACAACATCCGCAAGCGTAAATGTCAAAAGTGGAGCGGAATTTGGTACtacg GAGCAAAATACTCTTATCACTACGAAAAACAATCCAAGGGAGCAACTCAAGGCGGTTGAACTTAGAAGTGGGAAGATTCTTAAGAAGTCTAGTGGAAAAAGGCCAAGAATTAAGGAAGATGAACCCCAAGTGGTGGTAGATGTTGCTAGCTCTAGTCAAGAGCCACTCAAGGCTAGTGAGGAGGCTTTGATTGAAGTAGAGGAACCTTATGTGAGACCACCTCCACCTCCACTGTTTGTCCCTAAGGTCCCATTTCCGGGTAGATTGAAGAAAGTTCCCGACACTCAAAAGCTCCACAAGTTCTTGGAGATTCAAAAAGCTCCAAATCAATCTAAGTCTTGTGGATGCTTTGAGGGAAATGCCTCAATATGCAAAACGTTTCTCAAAGACATCATGAACAAGATGAGTTGGGAGAAAGACGGCACCATTTCCTTAACGGAAAGTAGTAGTTCCATCATACAAAATGACTTGCCAAGCAAAATAAAATATCCAGGGAGTTTTACTATTCCTTGTACTATTGGAAACATGAATTTTATTAATCGCTTGTGTGATTTGGGTCTTAGCATTAATTTGatgcctttgtttctttttaggtcctTATTTGGTGATCATCTGGTGAAGCGCACCTTAATGGTATTGCAACTCGCTGATCACTCTCTTATGAAGTCGTATCGTTTGGTCGAAGATGTGCTtgttaaagtggataaattcatctttccaGTGAATTTTGTGATCTTAGACTATGTGGTGGATAAGGAGTGCCCTACGATCCTTGGTCGGCCATTCATGAATACCGGCCGGGCTTTAATTGATGTGCACGCCGGAAAGCTTGCTTTGAGACTCGATAAAGAAAAGGTCAAATTTGAcatgaagagagtgatgcggaatgccatcgaggaggaagaaTGCATGAGGATGGAATTGGTTGAGAAGTAA